Proteins from one Cryptomeria japonica chromosome 4, Sugi_1.0, whole genome shotgun sequence genomic window:
- the LOC131028071 gene encoding coniferyl alcohol acyltransferase, with translation MAISKDYNVEVVKREVVLPAIVIQEHVLPLSNMDLTIPPICVYTFFCYEKPSQTSFASVLSNLKSSLSRAFVSCYAFAGRLVSHGVGDLQMVCNNKGAEFSEAYADTCLSQVEFYNPIAAIEGKLVPQLVNDSQGNGTPVFAVQVTQFSCGGIVVSCTFDHRIADSFSANMFLICWANLSRNEPIESISPSFMRSILVPRDPPNYCSEIDRMYMKVQPLPQSNMQIPQPALASRIYHLSANDIEKLQLSANQHGNNYTKLEAFSSYFWKLLIQAQRMEDTINCNIGIAVDGRSHLNEMGMPANYFGNAILVPFARARAGDIKKEPLSWSAKLIHDAIHSAANEECFRSLVDFIEISKPSLVFPSIYANKDEPSIVISSGLRFPLYEVDHGWGKPSLASYYLPYSPGYVMPSPSPYGDGSWIIYMNLLVDNINAIESHPNFILRLISPDLYGGQKSVYNSNY, from the exons ATGGCCATTTCAAAGGATTATAATGTAGAGGTAGTCAAAAGAGAAGTTGTATTGCCTGCTATTGTAATTCAAGAGCATGTTCTACCATTAAGCAATATGGATCTCACTATTCCTCCTATTTGCGTGTATACTTTTTTCTGTTATGAGAAGCCTTCCCAAACTAGTTTTGCATCAGTTCTATCAAATCTCAAAAGTTCTCTGTCTAGAGCATTTGTGTCTTGCTATGCTTTTGCTGGAAGATTGGTCAGCCATGGTGTTGGGGACTTGCAGATGGTTTGCAATAACAAAGGGGCTGAATTTTCAGAAGCTTATGCTGACACTTGTCTTTCTCAAGTGGAGTTCTACAATCCCATTGCAGCTATTGAGGGAAAGCTTGTTCCTCAGCTTGTAAATGACTCTCAAGGAAATGGCACTCCAGTTTTTGCTGTTCAG GTAACACAGTTTAGCTGTGGTGGGATAGTTGTGAGCTGTACTTTCGATCACAGGATTGCAGATTCATTCTCTGCCAACATGTTTCTCATATGTTGGGCCAATCTTTCTAGAAATGAGCCAATTGAATCCATAAGTCCAAGCTTTATGCGCTCCATTTTAGTTCCTAGAGATCCCCCAAACTATTGTTCTGAAATAGACAGAATGTATATGAAGGTGCAACCTTTACCACAATCCAACATGCAAATCCCTCAGCCTGCTCTAGCAAGTAGAATCTATCACCTCAGTGCCAATGATATAGAAAAGCTCCAACTCAGTGCAAACCAACATGGCAACAATTATACGAAATTAGAGgccttttcttcttatttttggaAACTGTTAATTCAAGCCCAAAGGATGGAGGACACAATAAATTGCAATATAGGCATTGCTGTAGATGGGCGTTCTCATTTAAACGAGATGGGAATGCCCGCTAACTACTTTGGAAATGCTATATTAGTGCCTTTTGCTAGGGCTAGAGCTGGGGACATCAAGAAGGAGCCACTTTCTTGGAGTGCAAAGTTAATTCATGATGCGATACATAGTGCAGCAAATGAAGAGTGTTTTCGAAGCTTAGTGGATTTTATTGAGATATCAAAACCATCATTAGTATTTCCAAGTATATATGCAAACAAAGATGAACCTTCCATTGTGATATCCTCTGGGCTTCGTTTTCCCTTGTATGAGGTTGATCATGGATGGGGAAAACCTAGTTTAGCAAGTTACTATTTACCTTATTCTCCAGGTTATGTGATGCCAAGCCCTAGCCCTTATGGAGATGGTAGTTGGATAATATACATGAACCTCCTAGTTGATAATATAAACGCTATTGAATCCCACCCCAACTTCATTCTACGCCTAATCTCACCAGACCTttatggtggtcagaaaagtgtaTATAACTCCAACTATTAA